The following coding sequences are from one Triticum aestivum cultivar Chinese Spring chromosome 5A, IWGSC CS RefSeq v2.1, whole genome shotgun sequence window:
- the LOC123107058 gene encoding copper transporter 5.1, which translates to MMHMTFYWGTSATILFDGWRTSAWTGYLLSLLALFLAAAFYQYLEAFRIRVKLLAGAKAYPLPPPAGSDARAPLLAPGSAAFLGGRWPARVATAALFGVNAGIGYLLMLAVMSFNGGVFIAVVLGLAAGYLAFRSGDVGGDDLVVVDNPCACA; encoded by the coding sequence ATGATGCACATGACCTTCTACTGGGGCACGTCCGCGACGATCCTGTTCGACGGCTGGCGCACGTCCGCGTGGACGGGCTACCTCCTCTCCCTCCTGGCGCTCTTCCTCGCCGCCGCCTTCTACCAGTACCTCGAGGCCTTCCGGATCCGCGTCAAGCTCCTCGCCGGCGCCAAGGCGTACCCCCTGCCCCCGCCCGCCGGCTCCGACGCGCGGGCCCCGCTGCTCGCGCCGGGCTCCGCCGCCTTCTTGGGCGGGCGCTGGCCGGCGCGGGTGGCCACGGCGGCGCTCTTCGGGGTCAACGCGGGCATAGGGTACCTCCTCATGCTCGCCGTCATGTCGTTCAACGGCGGGGTGTTCATCGCCGTGGTGCTCGGGCTCGCGGCCGGGTACCTGGCGTTCCGCAGCGGCGACGTGGGCGGGGACGACCTCGTCGTGGTCGACAACCCCTGCGCCTGCGCGTAG